A region of Ovis canadensis isolate MfBH-ARS-UI-01 breed Bighorn chromosome 19, ARS-UI_OviCan_v2, whole genome shotgun sequence DNA encodes the following proteins:
- the UCN2 gene encoding urocortin-2, translating to MTRWALLTLMVLTLGRTLLVPATPTPGFQLLPQNFPQATACPVTSESPSASTTAPSTASGRASPDPHLGARIALSLDVPLGLLQILLEQARARAVREQAAANARILAQVGRR from the coding sequence ATGACCAGGTGGGCTCTGCTCACACTGATGGTCCTGACATTGGGCAGGACCCTGCTTGTCCCagcaacccccaccccaggcttccaGCTCCTCCCTCAGAACTTTCCCCAGGCCACTGCCTGCCCCGTGACCTCGGAGAGCCCCTCAGCCAGCACCACGGCACCCTCCACTGCTTCGGGCCGCGCCAGCCCTGACCCCCACCTTGGCGCCCGCATCGCCCTCTCGCTGGACGTCCCCCTTGGCCTCCTGCAGATCTTACTGGAGCAGGCCCGGGCCAGGGCTGTGAGGGAGCAGGCTGCTGCAAATGCCCGCATCCTGGCCCAGGTCGGCCGCCGCTGA